The Sphingomonas sp. So64.6b genome includes a region encoding these proteins:
- a CDS encoding membrane dipeptidase: MDIEALHAESIIIDAVCPITYEKQYVDWYREGGVTVVTPTLAWVQNADFAFKAIASWHAYIAGRSDTRLIRSAADIRAVKQAGQTGIMLHFQGADPIEDNLELVPLYGDLGIKVIQLCYNRRNRVGDGGSERTDSGLSYFGQDLVAALNKARIVVDCAHTGPRTTLEAIEASTSPVVISHGNSATIHPSARNVTDDVIKAIGGNGGMVGVVGFPAFVNDASRPTLDHFIDHIVHIAGLIGIDNVGLGIDYASMQWPIMSDEAAVAIYDQAIAAGIWRADTYPKPPYYYPEGIETPRTMINLTRRLVERDFDAESIRKILGGNWMRLYETVWGD; the protein is encoded by the coding sequence ATGGACATCGAAGCGCTGCACGCCGAAAGCATCATCATCGACGCGGTCTGCCCGATCACTTATGAGAAACAATATGTGGACTGGTATCGCGAGGGCGGCGTTACGGTCGTCACTCCGACCCTCGCCTGGGTGCAGAATGCCGATTTTGCGTTCAAGGCGATCGCGTCCTGGCATGCCTATATCGCCGGCCGGTCGGACACCCGACTGATCCGCAGCGCGGCCGATATCCGGGCGGTCAAGCAAGCCGGCCAAACCGGCATCATGCTACATTTTCAGGGAGCGGACCCGATCGAGGACAATCTCGAACTGGTGCCGCTCTATGGCGATCTTGGCATCAAGGTGATCCAGCTTTGCTACAACCGGCGCAATCGCGTCGGCGATGGCGGCAGCGAACGAACTGATTCTGGTCTGAGCTATTTCGGCCAGGATCTCGTCGCCGCGCTGAACAAGGCCAGGATCGTTGTCGATTGCGCGCATACCGGGCCACGCACGACGCTGGAGGCGATCGAAGCATCGACCTCACCAGTGGTGATTTCCCACGGTAATTCCGCCACGATCCACCCTTCCGCTCGCAATGTCACCGACGACGTGATCAAGGCAATCGGCGGCAATGGCGGCATGGTCGGTGTGGTCGGCTTTCCCGCTTTTGTGAACGATGCGTCCCGACCGACGCTCGACCATTTCATCGATCACATAGTCCACATTGCCGGGCTGATCGGGATCGATAATGTCGGCCTCGGCATCGACTATGCATCGATGCAGTGGCCGATCATGAGCGATGAAGCCGCCGTGGCGATTTATGATCAGGCGATCGCCGCCGGGATCTGGCGGGCCGACACCTACCCCAAGCCACCCTATTACTATCCCGAGGGCATCGAAACGCCACGTACCATGATCAACCTTACGCGCCGGCTCGTCGAGCGTGACTTCGACGCAGAATCGATCCGCAAGATTCTCGGCGGTAACTGGATGCGCCTCTACGAAACCGTTTGGGGCGATTGA
- a CDS encoding MFS transporter, which produces MTKGRGYGFLLLSALVYAINVVDRQLLPLMAEAVRKDIALADWQIGLLTGLAFAVCYALCTLPLAWVADGGNRRNLVAICLGLFSAATAACGFAQSFAQLVVMRMAVAIGEAGTTPASLSMLADRFPDRKGFASGALSAGAHLGLLAGVVLVSLLATRMGWRATFVITGLIGIAITIVYLLTVREPERLSTVERQPYGQALATLSRHASFRFATLTMVGLLFFNNATGAWMPAFLARAHHLSFDQIGLFIGLTAGLMGLVAVLAVGPLLDRLSRGDVRWMAWLPAIVITLMIASTFAGLMLDDTAPALLLLGIAPCIGLVAQTCIFAVLQTVIPAGLRASATAVLFLVANLAGMGLGPTLVGVLSSYFGTAHGLELRPALLVGILPGTIGIVACLFLARSLRADVVAVPGHLSSDD; this is translated from the coding sequence ATGACCAAAGGACGCGGCTACGGATTCCTCCTGCTCAGTGCGCTGGTCTATGCGATCAACGTGGTCGACCGGCAGCTTCTGCCGCTGATGGCAGAGGCGGTTCGGAAGGATATTGCGCTCGCCGACTGGCAGATAGGGTTGCTGACCGGGCTCGCCTTTGCGGTCTGCTATGCCTTGTGTACGCTGCCCCTTGCATGGGTCGCGGACGGCGGCAATCGCCGCAACCTCGTGGCGATCTGTCTTGGTCTGTTCAGCGCCGCGACGGCCGCGTGTGGCTTTGCGCAAAGCTTCGCACAACTCGTTGTGATGCGTATGGCAGTTGCGATCGGTGAGGCTGGGACGACACCGGCGTCGTTGTCGATGCTGGCAGACAGATTTCCTGATCGAAAGGGGTTCGCCTCGGGCGCGCTGTCGGCGGGCGCACATCTCGGTCTGCTGGCGGGTGTTGTGTTGGTATCATTGCTCGCAACCAGAATGGGCTGGCGCGCGACTTTCGTCATCACTGGGCTCATCGGTATCGCGATCACCATCGTGTATTTGCTGACAGTTCGCGAACCCGAGCGACTATCCACCGTTGAACGGCAGCCTTATGGTCAGGCGCTGGCGACGCTGTCGCGCCATGCGAGTTTCCGGTTCGCGACCCTCACCATGGTCGGCCTGCTATTCTTCAACAACGCCACTGGCGCTTGGATGCCGGCATTTCTCGCTCGCGCACACCACTTGTCGTTCGATCAAATCGGCTTGTTCATCGGTCTGACCGCGGGCCTGATGGGGCTGGTCGCAGTGCTAGCGGTCGGGCCGCTTCTCGACCGCCTTTCGCGCGGCGACGTGCGTTGGATGGCCTGGCTTCCGGCGATCGTGATCACCTTGATGATCGCCAGTACATTTGCCGGGCTGATGCTCGACGATACGGCGCCGGCGCTGCTGCTGCTCGGTATCGCGCCCTGTATCGGCCTGGTCGCGCAAACCTGTATCTTTGCCGTTCTTCAGACGGTCATTCCTGCCGGATTGCGCGCGTCCGCGACAGCGGTGCTGTTCCTCGTCGCAAACCTTGCCGGCATGGGACTCGGCCCAACACTGGTGGGCGTCCTGAGCAGCTATTTCGGCACCGCGCATGGGCTCGAACTGCGTCCTGCGCTGTTGGTTGGAATCCTACCTGGGACGATTGGTATTGTGGCTTGCCTGTTCCTGGCGCGCAGCCTGCGGGCCGATGTCGTGGCGGTTCCGGGTCACCTCAGTTCAGATGACTAG
- a CDS encoding XRE family transcriptional regulator has translation MISTLAADTIGDRLRALRKREGWTLTEVASRTGISQGTLSKLENGRTKLNFSSVVKLASGLNLPVTDFTNAEVAPAISGARRSVTRAGAGLRFQGHDIEYEVLADGLAGMRNVFLRARIKQQPNPDPAAFRRHPGQEFIYVVSGELQLETEAYAPIRLQEGDSVVFDSSMGHRYVSVSEADTILLIEMEVASYPTVIEDLVI, from the coding sequence ATGATTTCGACGCTTGCGGCTGACACGATCGGAGACAGGCTCAGGGCATTGCGCAAGCGCGAAGGCTGGACGCTGACCGAGGTTGCGTCGCGCACTGGAATCTCGCAGGGCACGCTCTCCAAGCTGGAGAATGGCCGCACAAAGCTCAATTTCTCGAGCGTGGTGAAGCTCGCCAGCGGTCTCAACCTGCCGGTCACTGACTTCACCAACGCTGAGGTCGCACCGGCCATAAGCGGTGCGCGCCGTTCGGTAACGCGAGCGGGGGCGGGACTTCGTTTCCAAGGCCATGACATTGAATATGAGGTCTTGGCCGATGGCTTGGCGGGGATGCGCAACGTCTTCCTGCGCGCGCGAATCAAGCAGCAGCCCAATCCCGATCCCGCAGCTTTCCGCCGACACCCTGGCCAGGAATTCATCTACGTCGTTTCCGGCGAGCTCCAATTGGAGACCGAGGCCTATGCTCCGATCCGACTCCAGGAGGGTGACAGTGTCGTGTTCGATTCGAGCATGGGCCACAGATATGTCTCGGTTAGTGAGGCGGACACGATCCTGCTGATCGAGATGGAAGTGGCGAGTTATCCAACGGTGATCGAAGATCTAGTCATCTGA
- a CDS encoding amidase: MNHDEYSCYDALGLAALVVSGDVSAEELLDAAIARAETVNPRLNALNHVFAARARHEVLAGLPAGPFRGVPFILKDLYMAYCGEPTANGSRFWAGAVPQHNSELFERYRLAGFSIFAKSATPELGFSVTTEPAAFGPTRNPWDMTRTTGGSSGGAAAAVAAGIVPMAHASDSGGSIRIPASCCGLFGLKPSRGRMPMGPERGESSAGLGTAHAVSRSVRDSAALLDVSAGPDLGAPYGIAPPTRPWLCEVGAPSGRQRIALMLGSPAGGDVNPDCRAATLDAAALCEALGHHIEEIAPPIRYEALAAASMIVSATLVRALVDARSLEVGRAPEDGELEPHIHLLIRAAQQSSGADYLRAIQEFQNAGRDLARFQRRYPLILSPALAQPPLELGTLSGTEDYAARSRAFAPFSSLANITGVPAMSVPLFWNAAGLPIGVQFTARFGDEALLFRVASQFEEARPWLNRRPADNESVGYRKVHLRESRLAEAKRRSTLASTGIVTPSTSTS; this comes from the coding sequence ATGAACCATGATGAATATAGTTGTTATGATGCCCTTGGATTAGCGGCGCTGGTCGTATCAGGTGACGTGTCTGCCGAGGAGTTGCTCGACGCGGCGATTGCGCGCGCCGAAACGGTCAATCCCAGGCTCAATGCGCTGAACCACGTGTTCGCCGCGCGCGCGCGTCACGAAGTATTGGCCGGACTTCCTGCGGGTCCTTTCCGCGGCGTGCCGTTTATCCTCAAGGACCTTTACATGGCGTATTGCGGCGAGCCGACGGCCAACGGATCGCGCTTCTGGGCTGGTGCCGTGCCGCAGCACAATTCGGAGTTGTTCGAACGCTATCGGCTTGCCGGCTTTTCGATATTCGCAAAGAGCGCGACACCCGAACTCGGCTTCAGCGTCACGACCGAGCCGGCCGCATTCGGCCCGACTCGCAACCCCTGGGACATGACGCGGACGACGGGCGGGTCGAGCGGCGGTGCCGCAGCCGCAGTTGCCGCGGGCATCGTGCCGATGGCGCATGCGAGCGACAGTGGCGGCTCGATCCGGATTCCCGCGTCTTGCTGCGGTCTGTTCGGGTTGAAACCAAGTCGCGGCCGGATGCCGATGGGCCCGGAGCGGGGTGAATCGAGTGCAGGTCTCGGCACGGCGCACGCGGTCAGTCGATCGGTGCGGGACAGTGCGGCGCTACTTGACGTTTCGGCTGGCCCAGACCTCGGCGCACCCTACGGCATCGCTCCCCCGACCCGGCCCTGGCTATGCGAAGTCGGTGCGCCTTCGGGGCGGCAGCGCATCGCGCTGATGCTTGGGTCCCCGGCGGGCGGGGACGTGAATCCGGACTGCCGTGCCGCTACGCTCGATGCCGCCGCGCTGTGCGAGGCGCTCGGCCATCACATCGAGGAGATCGCGCCGCCGATACGATATGAGGCACTCGCGGCGGCGTCGATGATCGTGTCGGCAACGCTGGTTCGGGCCCTGGTCGATGCGCGCTCGTTGGAAGTCGGACGAGCGCCGGAAGATGGCGAGTTGGAGCCGCATATCCACCTCCTGATCCGGGCCGCGCAGCAATCGAGCGGTGCCGATTACCTGAGGGCGATCCAGGAATTCCAAAACGCAGGCCGCGATCTGGCACGCTTTCAGCGACGCTATCCGCTGATCCTCAGCCCGGCGCTCGCCCAGCCTCCCCTAGAGCTCGGAACCCTCTCTGGCACCGAGGATTATGCCGCACGATCAAGAGCTTTCGCGCCCTTTTCGTCATTGGCAAACATCACCGGCGTTCCAGCGATGTCCGTGCCGTTGTTCTGGAATGCCGCCGGGCTGCCGATCGGCGTCCAGTTCACCGCCCGCTTCGGTGATGAGGCCTTGCTGTTTCGAGTTGCAAGCCAATTCGAGGAGGCGCGGCCTTGGCTAAATCGGAGACCTGCCGATAATGAGTCGGTGGGCTATCGCAAAGTCCATTTGCGCGAGTCGCGGTTGGCGGAAGCCAAGAGAAGAAGCACCTTGGCATCGACGGGGATAGTGACACCATCGACGTCTACATCGTGA
- a CDS encoding MFS transporter: MPRLAPGAGAGAGAPPLTCTIRLSYGAGAIANGVKNVSFSAYLMFFYNQVVGVPAAIVSAALALTLLIDALADPFLGRWSDVIRTRWGRRHPFIYASAIPTAIFFVLVWFPPAGLSNAQIGMWVFVTAMLTRVSISAFEINSQAMTAELSDDYAERTRLFSLRYWFLYIGQYGFSAAALMVFFVATPEFPRGQLNPDSYIGFALLGSAMILVSMFVCGLGTHARIPYLRQAETRATRATVGTHFREMFGAFRNRAFLAIFGFGVFKFTAIGLYAATALYFNTYLFGLSASQLAILTLDSVVAATIAAPLAPFMSRRLGKRASSMLFAVLGVILSLSPLILTYLDLFFQPGDPRLMITLFLIGAVYGAMIAISLINTSSMLADVVEDSAVKTGRHEAGTFFAASSFMQQCSTALGLVVNGLILTWAAFPQKVKPGEVTEAMLDSLLIHYIPASLTLWVFGCAILLLYPITRERHQRNLAILEARRAEAMARMMSDSALGTPLT; the protein is encoded by the coding sequence ATGCCCCGCCTGGCGCCCGGCGCCGGCGCAGGGGCGGGCGCTCCGCCACTGACCTGCACGATCCGCCTGAGCTACGGCGCAGGCGCGATCGCCAACGGCGTGAAGAACGTGTCGTTTTCGGCATATCTCATGTTCTTCTACAATCAGGTAGTTGGCGTACCCGCGGCGATCGTGTCCGCCGCATTGGCTCTGACTCTGCTGATCGATGCGCTGGCCGACCCCTTTCTTGGCCGCTGGTCGGATGTGATCCGCACGCGCTGGGGGCGGCGGCACCCGTTCATCTATGCCTCCGCAATCCCGACGGCGATATTCTTCGTACTCGTCTGGTTCCCTCCGGCTGGGCTCAGCAACGCGCAGATCGGCATGTGGGTGTTCGTTACTGCGATGCTGACGCGGGTGTCGATCAGCGCGTTCGAAATCAACAGCCAGGCGATGACCGCCGAACTGAGCGACGATTATGCCGAGCGCACGCGGCTGTTCTCGCTCAGATACTGGTTCCTTTATATCGGCCAGTACGGCTTCAGCGCGGCGGCGCTGATGGTGTTCTTTGTCGCCACGCCGGAATTCCCGCGCGGCCAGCTCAATCCAGATAGTTATATCGGCTTCGCACTGCTCGGTTCGGCGATGATCCTGGTGTCGATGTTCGTCTGCGGGCTCGGTACGCATGCGCGCATTCCCTATCTCCGCCAGGCCGAGACGCGCGCGACGCGCGCCACCGTGGGCACGCATTTCCGCGAGATGTTCGGCGCGTTTCGCAACCGCGCCTTCCTGGCGATCTTTGGTTTCGGCGTGTTCAAGTTTACCGCGATCGGTCTGTATGCAGCGACCGCCTTGTACTTCAATACCTACCTGTTCGGGCTCAGCGCATCGCAACTGGCGATCCTGACGCTCGACAGCGTGGTGGCGGCGACGATCGCCGCACCACTCGCGCCGTTCATGTCGCGCCGGCTGGGCAAGCGGGCCAGTTCGATGCTATTCGCCGTGCTCGGCGTCATACTCAGCCTTTCGCCGCTCATACTGACCTATCTCGATCTGTTCTTTCAGCCTGGCGATCCGCGCCTGATGATCACCCTGTTCCTGATCGGCGCGGTATATGGCGCGATGATCGCGATCTCACTGATCAACACCTCATCGATGCTCGCCGATGTGGTGGAGGACAGCGCGGTGAAGACCGGGCGGCACGAGGCGGGTACGTTCTTCGCCGCCTCCAGCTTCATGCAGCAATGTTCGACCGCTCTGGGGCTGGTAGTCAACGGGCTAATCCTCACCTGGGCGGCGTTTCCGCAAAAAGTGAAGCCAGGCGAAGTAACCGAGGCGATGCTTGACAGCTTGCTAATCCACTACATTCCGGCGTCGTTGACTCTGTGGGTGTTTGGCTGTGCGATTCTGCTCCTCTATCCGATCACCCGCGAACGGCATCAGCGTAACTTGGCAATTCTCGAAGCCCGCCGCGCGGAGGCAATGGCGCGAATGATGAGCGACTCGGCGCTTGGCACCCCACTGACTTAG
- a CDS encoding AMP-binding protein, whose product MAATPKGETLAPWQSLSAQGMLFSYWADRFGDHPAIHSIRGGRSFAELDGNANRLLAALRGAGLGEGSPVAALCGNIPEFVEVMLACQRGGLRFTPINWHLAAEEIAYILHDCEAEAWIVQADFADKVATDGAAGVDPRRTCLRLAVEGQIDGFADYAEALATQSGTAPADAVPGRTMLYTSGTTGRPKGVVKAASAALMPMRFPPFDYRDGDVNLLCGPAYHGGPLAFDLLFPLSSGAGIVMMEKFDARDALALIERHRVTHTHMVATMFQRLLALPFEERTARDLSSLRMVVHGAAPTPPDVKRAMIDWLGPVLWEYYAATEVATKINITSEEWLRKPGSVGKIPDDSGICILDDKGRSCLPGVSGRICFPDTATRYHNAPDKNRDVFGGAHFTVGDIGFIDQEGYLFLTGRSAETIISGGVNIYPQEIDNALLGHPAVAQSCTVGVPNREWGEEVRGVVMLASGYDATPALEVDLLDLLRGTLAHYKVPRRIDFVAAIPQSEAGKVLRGQVRSSYWAGRARSI is encoded by the coding sequence ATGGCTGCCACGCCTAAGGGCGAGACGCTGGCGCCGTGGCAAAGCCTGTCCGCGCAGGGCATGCTGTTTTCATATTGGGCCGACCGTTTTGGCGATCATCCGGCGATCCATTCGATCCGGGGCGGGCGCAGCTTCGCCGAACTCGACGGCAATGCCAACCGTCTGCTTGCCGCCTTACGCGGCGCTGGGCTCGGTGAAGGATCTCCGGTCGCCGCATTGTGCGGTAATATTCCCGAGTTCGTGGAAGTGATGCTGGCGTGCCAGCGCGGTGGACTGCGCTTTACGCCGATTAACTGGCACCTCGCCGCCGAAGAAATCGCCTATATTCTGCACGACTGCGAGGCCGAGGCTTGGATCGTTCAGGCCGATTTCGCCGACAAGGTGGCAACCGATGGCGCAGCGGGCGTCGATCCGCGACGCACATGCCTGCGACTGGCGGTCGAGGGTCAGATCGACGGCTTCGCGGACTATGCCGAGGCGCTGGCGACGCAGTCTGGCACCGCGCCCGCAGATGCAGTGCCTGGCCGCACGATGCTATACACGTCGGGTACGACCGGTCGGCCCAAGGGCGTAGTCAAGGCCGCTTCCGCCGCGCTGATGCCGATGCGGTTCCCACCATTCGACTACCGCGATGGCGACGTGAACCTGTTGTGCGGTCCGGCCTATCATGGCGGTCCGCTGGCTTTCGACCTGTTATTCCCGTTATCCTCGGGGGCAGGCATCGTCATGATGGAAAAGTTCGACGCGCGCGACGCGCTGGCGTTGATCGAGCGCCACCGCGTTACCCATACCCATATGGTCGCGACGATGTTCCAGCGCTTGCTCGCATTGCCGTTCGAGGAACGTACCGCGCGCGATCTGTCGAGCCTGCGCATGGTTGTGCATGGCGCTGCACCGACTCCGCCCGATGTGAAGCGAGCGATGATCGACTGGCTCGGCCCGGTGCTTTGGGAATATTATGCCGCGACCGAGGTTGCGACGAAGATCAACATTACCTCCGAGGAATGGCTGCGCAAGCCCGGCAGCGTGGGGAAAATTCCGGACGACAGCGGCATCTGCATCCTCGACGATAAAGGGCGATCGTGCCTGCCCGGTGTTTCGGGCCGGATCTGCTTTCCCGACACGGCCACCCGATACCACAATGCGCCGGACAAGAATCGCGACGTGTTCGGCGGTGCCCATTTCACGGTCGGTGACATCGGATTCATCGACCAAGAGGGTTATCTCTTCCTCACCGGACGTTCCGCCGAGACGATCATCTCGGGGGGGGTGAACATCTATCCGCAGGAAATCGACAACGCTCTGCTGGGACATCCGGCGGTGGCGCAGAGCTGCACCGTCGGTGTGCCGAACCGCGAATGGGGTGAAGAGGTTCGCGGCGTGGTGATGCTTGCATCAGGGTATGATGCGACGCCGGCGCTGGAGGTCGACTTGCTTGATCTGTTGCGCGGCACCCTTGCGCACTACAAGGTTCCGCGCCGGATCGATTTCGTCGCCGCGATCCCGCAATCGGAGGCGGGCAAGGTGCTGCGTGGCCAGGTCCGCTCATCCTATTGGGCCGGCCGTGCGCGCAGCATCTGA
- a CDS encoding CoA transferase — MLQGIRIVDLATHIAAPGAGVLLAQWDADVIKVGSADGDPMRRLLDATPPSGVSPVFEMGNRGKRSIMLDIRSTGGRAQLAALIREADSTTCASSPRPRGPKPSRP, encoded by the coding sequence ATGCTGCAGGGCATTAGAATCGTCGACCTCGCGACCCATATCGCGGCGCCGGGCGCTGGTGTCCTGCTCGCTCAATGGGACGCCGATGTGATCAAAGTCGGATCGGCCGATGGCGACCCGATGCGGCGCTTACTCGATGCCACGCCGCCGTCAGGTGTGTCGCCGGTGTTCGAGATGGGCAATCGCGGCAAGCGCTCGATCATGCTCGACATTCGCTCGACCGGGGGGCGGGCGCAGCTCGCTGCGCTGATCCGCGAGGCCGATTCGACGACCTGCGCTTCGTCACCCCGACCGCGCGGGCCGAAACCGTCGCGGCCTTGA
- a CDS encoding CoA transferase, producing the protein MIEALDASFATQTMTALGTRLRAANLVWAPVQTPADLVSDLQAHAAGCFNGGIDATGATFEMIAPPVDFGEECCASRCLANMAASSALRCSATVNGRSATLLSIEHLTQAP; encoded by the coding sequence TTGATCGAAGCGCTGGATGCCAGCTTCGCCACGCAGACGATGACCGCGCTCGGCACCCGGTTACGCGCTGCTAATCTCGTCTGGGCGCCGGTACAGACGCCGGCTGATCTGGTCTCGGACCTCCAGGCGCATGCCGCCGGTTGCTTTAACGGCGGGATCGACGCGACTGGTGCGACGTTCGAAATGATCGCACCGCCAGTCGATTTCGGCGAAGAGTGCTGCGCGTCCCGCTGCTTGGCGAACATGGCGGCCTCATCTGCGCTGCGCTGCAGCGCAACGGTGAATGGCCGGAGTGCGACCCTTCTCTCGATTGAGCATCTGACTCAAGCACCATAA
- a CDS encoding TonB-dependent receptor, translating to MAFQIISRRVLASTTALAALITASAAYGQASATDAQASQEPAPSPPAPLSDASAGDIIVTANRRAERLNDVPLAISATSGEQLNRQNIVNLQSLRTIDPSLNYRVSTGSGSSAFSIRGIGTSSFSSGIEQSVSTLLDGVVLGDPSALQTLTDVERVEILRGPQGMLFGKNASSGVVAIYTNKPRFDKSEGIFRISLGENNERIAQVVLNAPLRDNLAVRVTGVYNHLGGWIYSPVLKDDLNAIDNSGVTGKVLWEPTPDISLLLSADYNFTNEFCCQQVLRSVPWAGSPSAIVNAKYGIVPSSRNFDIAADGRGAGFGRAGGASLTSDIKFGEYSWTTILSYRESHRQNFYDADFVDYNYVNYNGGDTRNRNFSGETRIASPVGGFADFVAGLFYYHSKNDGLIGSTGYFPNSPNLAPATLPVGSILQTSASRAVVKNNNYAAFGQVNFHLARGLELSLGGRYTVDRLGLVYTSGSLLDPSLPLRFGYPATGIPSVGYVGFDGPYVTPCVRATVLPARPNCFDAIRQSNDAENFSYRASLKYEFLPDIMAYVTYARGYKGPGFSGLSITPSNIINGTADQRVAPEIPHSIEIGAKGDLFDRKLSFNIAVFRTRYENFQAQVSTPQNGQFVSRIANAGQVTVKGIEFGVSIHPVRDVSFDFGGTYLKARFGDFPGVSCYSIYAPTLANPAATVPQPGCVGGLINVRGNKVDNAPEFQYYIRAAWEPKELFGSFTGFVNADWSHRSSVFYSATNNPLTFQEGYGLLGGQIGIGADDNGWRVSLYGSNILNKIWAANLSASPTPAINPGGSIQFFSPDSFRHVGIKLEARF from the coding sequence ATGGCGTTCCAGATCATTTCGCGGCGCGTGCTGGCGTCGACTACCGCATTGGCTGCGCTGATCACCGCTTCGGCAGCTTATGGCCAGGCCAGCGCAACCGACGCACAAGCTTCGCAGGAGCCCGCCCCTTCTCCGCCGGCGCCGCTTTCCGATGCTTCGGCGGGGGATATCATCGTTACCGCCAATCGCCGCGCCGAGCGCCTGAACGATGTGCCGCTCGCGATATCGGCAACCTCGGGCGAACAGCTCAACCGGCAGAATATCGTCAATCTGCAGAGCCTGCGTACGATCGATCCCAGTCTCAATTATCGTGTCAGCACGGGCTCGGGTTCGTCTGCCTTCTCGATCCGCGGCATTGGCACCTCGAGCTTCTCGAGTGGGATCGAACAGAGCGTCTCGACCCTGCTCGATGGCGTGGTGCTGGGCGATCCTTCCGCGCTGCAGACACTGACCGATGTCGAGCGAGTCGAGATCCTGCGCGGACCACAGGGGATGTTGTTCGGCAAGAACGCGTCCTCGGGCGTGGTTGCGATCTACACCAACAAGCCGCGTTTCGACAAAAGCGAAGGCATTTTCCGCATCTCGCTCGGCGAGAATAACGAACGCATCGCGCAGGTTGTACTCAACGCACCACTACGCGATAATCTCGCCGTGCGCGTGACCGGGGTCTACAATCATCTCGGCGGCTGGATCTACAGCCCCGTCCTGAAAGACGATCTCAACGCGATCGACAATAGCGGCGTCACCGGTAAAGTGTTGTGGGAGCCCACGCCGGACATCTCACTGCTGTTATCGGCCGACTATAATTTCACCAACGAGTTCTGCTGCCAGCAAGTTCTGCGTAGCGTACCCTGGGCGGGAAGCCCGTCGGCGATCGTCAATGCGAAATACGGCATTGTTCCATCCTCGCGCAATTTCGACATCGCCGCCGATGGGCGCGGCGCGGGCTTCGGTCGTGCCGGCGGCGCGTCGCTGACCTCCGACATCAAGTTCGGGGAATATAGCTGGACGACGATCCTGTCCTATCGCGAGAGCCATCGGCAGAATTTTTACGATGCGGATTTCGTCGATTACAATTACGTCAATTACAATGGTGGCGACACGCGCAACAGAAATTTCAGCGGTGAAACGCGCATCGCATCGCCGGTCGGCGGCTTCGCCGACTTCGTCGCCGGGCTGTTCTATTATCATTCGAAGAATGATGGCCTGATCGGCTCGACCGGCTACTTCCCCAATTCCCCCAACCTTGCGCCTGCCACTCTTCCGGTCGGATCGATCCTGCAGACCAGCGCCAGTCGCGCCGTGGTGAAGAACAACAATTATGCCGCGTTCGGGCAAGTCAATTTTCACCTCGCACGGGGCCTCGAACTCTCTCTTGGCGGGCGCTACACGGTCGACCGGCTCGGCCTGGTTTACACCTCGGGCTCGCTGCTCGATCCGTCCTTACCGCTGCGCTTTGGTTATCCGGCGACCGGTATTCCGTCAGTCGGCTACGTCGGCTTTGACGGGCCTTACGTCACGCCGTGCGTGCGCGCCACGGTGCTGCCAGCGCGGCCCAATTGCTTCGATGCTATCCGCCAGTCGAACGATGCGGAGAATTTCTCCTATCGCGCTAGTCTGAAGTACGAATTCCTGCCTGACATCATGGCCTATGTCACTTATGCGCGCGGCTATAAGGGGCCGGGCTTTAGCGGGCTTTCGATCACGCCGTCGAACATCATCAATGGCACCGCCGACCAGCGCGTCGCGCCAGAAATCCCGCACTCGATCGAAATTGGCGCGAAAGGCGATCTTTTCGATCGCAAGCTCTCATTTAATATCGCGGTGTTCCGCACTCGTTACGAGAATTTCCAGGCGCAGGTCTCGACGCCTCAGAACGGTCAGTTCGTATCGCGCATCGCCAATGCCGGCCAAGTGACCGTTAAGGGCATTGAATTCGGCGTCTCGATTCATCCGGTGCGCGATGTATCGTTCGACTTCGGTGGCACCTATCTGAAGGCGCGGTTTGGCGATTTCCCCGGCGTGTCGTGTTATAGCATCTATGCCCCGACCCTGGCCAATCCGGCGGCGACGGTGCCACAGCCGGGCTGTGTCGGCGGGTTGATCAACGTGCGTGGCAACAAGGTCGATAACGCGCCGGAATTTCAATATTATATTCGCGCCGCCTGGGAGCCGAAGGAATTGTTCGGCAGCTTCACCGGCTTCGTTAATGCCGACTGGTCGCATCGCAGCAGCGTGTTCTATTCGGCGACCAACAATCCGCTGACCTTCCAGGAGGGTTATGGCCTCCTTGGCGGGCAGATCGGCATCGGCGCGGATGACAATGGCTGGCGCGTGTCGCTCTACGGGAGCAATATCCTTAACAAGATATGGGCTGCCAACCTTAGTGCATCGCCCACGCCGGCGATCAATCCCGGTGGATCGATCCAGTTCTTCAGCCCGGATTCCTTCCGTCACGTCGGCATCAAGCTGGAGGCGCGCTTCTAG